In one Mesorhizobium australicum genomic region, the following are encoded:
- the bktB gene encoding beta-ketothiolase BktB — MTETTYILSGARTAIGTFGGSLSGEEPASLGAAVAVEAMKRAGVDPAVIGHVVYGNVIPTGPKDAYLARVAAINAGIPKETPAMTLNRLCGSGTQAIISAAQNVMLGDAEVALAGGAEVMSRAPHYVQSARFGQKMGDVKMVDGLTGVLTDPFGNGIMGVTAENVAEKYQITRAEQDAFAVESQKRAAAAIAAGHFTTQILPLEIQAGRKTVTFDTDEHPKPDTTLETLATLKPAFKKDGVVTPGNASGINDGAAAVVLASETYVKRTGAKPIGRIVAYAHSGVEPGIMGVGPIPAVRTLLARAGMKLTDFDVIESNEAFASQALAVNRELGLDPAKVNPDGGAIALGHPVGATGAILTVKALYYLQRTGGRYGLVTMCIGGGQGIALAIERV, encoded by the coding sequence ATGACTGAAACCACTTACATTCTTTCCGGCGCGCGCACCGCGATCGGCACCTTCGGCGGCTCCCTGTCCGGCGAGGAGCCGGCCTCCCTCGGCGCGGCGGTCGCGGTCGAAGCGATGAAGCGCGCGGGCGTCGATCCGGCCGTGATCGGCCATGTCGTCTACGGCAACGTGATCCCGACCGGACCCAAGGACGCCTATCTGGCACGCGTCGCGGCGATCAATGCCGGCATCCCCAAGGAGACGCCGGCGATGACGCTGAACCGGCTCTGCGGCTCGGGCACGCAGGCGATCATCTCGGCGGCGCAGAACGTCATGCTGGGTGACGCGGAGGTGGCGCTGGCCGGCGGCGCGGAGGTGATGAGCCGCGCGCCGCACTACGTCCAGTCCGCCCGCTTCGGCCAGAAGATGGGCGACGTGAAGATGGTCGACGGGCTGACCGGCGTTCTGACCGACCCGTTCGGCAACGGCATCATGGGCGTGACCGCCGAGAACGTCGCCGAGAAATACCAGATCACCCGCGCCGAGCAGGACGCCTTCGCCGTCGAGAGCCAGAAGCGCGCCGCCGCCGCCATCGCCGCCGGCCACTTCACGACGCAGATCCTGCCGCTGGAGATCCAGGCCGGCCGCAAGACGGTGACCTTCGACACGGACGAGCATCCGAAGCCCGACACGACGCTGGAGACGCTGGCGACCCTGAAGCCGGCCTTCAAGAAGGATGGCGTGGTGACGCCCGGCAACGCGTCGGGAATCAATGACGGCGCGGCCGCGGTGGTGCTGGCCTCCGAGACCTACGTCAAGCGCACCGGTGCGAAGCCGATCGGCCGCATCGTCGCCTACGCCCACTCCGGCGTCGAGCCGGGCATCATGGGCGTCGGGCCGATCCCGGCGGTCAGGACGCTGCTCGCCCGCGCCGGCATGAAGCTCACGGATTTCGACGTGATCGAATCCAACGAAGCCTTTGCCTCGCAGGCGCTGGCCGTCAACCGCGAGCTCGGCCTCGACCCGGCGAAGGTCAACCCCGACGGCGGCGCGATCGCGCTCGGCCATCCCGTCGGCGCCACCGGCGCGATCCTAACGGTCAAGGCGCTCTACTACCTGCAGCGCACGGGCGGCCGCTACGGCCTCGTCACCATGTGCATCGGCGGGGGTCAGGGTATCGCGCTGGCCATCGAGCGGGTGTGA
- a CDS encoding malonate--CoA ligase yields MTNPLYDALVLPHRGGEKTFLDLDGKGRISFGDFADLVARIATVLVENGVKPGDRVAVQAPKTPETLAVYLACQQAGAVFLPLNTAYTPSEVEFFLTDAAPRLFVCDEAAKEGYAGLAQKLGVGLLTIAADRGGSLPAAAAKAQPMAEVVERAPDDLAAILYTSGTTGRSKGAMLSHDNLLSNTLALTDIWRFTGDDVLVHALPIYHTHGLFVACNIMLRVGGTMIFHAAFNPDAVLDAIPRATALMGVPTFYTRLLASPRLTKEHVANMRLFISGSAPLLAETHVEFEERTGHRILERYGMTETSMTASNPYDGERRPGAVGFPLPGVSVRVASTEGKVLPQGEIGILEVKGPNVFKGYWNLPEKTAAEFRPGGWFITGDMSMIDADGYVHIVGRQKDLIIAGGLNIYPKEIEEVIDAIQGVIETAVVGVPHPDMGEAAVAVIVAKPGLDLEAVKATVGEKLARFKHPRRYEIVAELPRNTMGKVQKSQLRESYKDSFTN; encoded by the coding sequence ATGACCAATCCGCTCTACGACGCCCTGGTCCTGCCGCATCGCGGCGGGGAAAAGACGTTTCTCGATCTCGACGGCAAGGGGCGGATCAGCTTTGGCGATTTCGCCGACCTCGTCGCGCGGATCGCGACGGTGCTGGTCGAGAACGGTGTGAAGCCGGGCGACCGGGTGGCGGTGCAGGCGCCGAAGACGCCGGAGACACTGGCCGTCTACCTCGCCTGCCAGCAGGCTGGCGCGGTGTTCCTGCCGCTCAACACCGCCTACACCCCCTCCGAGGTCGAGTTCTTCCTGACAGACGCGGCCCCTCGCCTGTTCGTCTGCGACGAAGCCGCGAAGGAAGGCTATGCGGGACTGGCGCAGAAGCTCGGCGTCGGGCTGCTGACCATCGCGGCCGACCGGGGCGGCAGCCTGCCGGCGGCGGCGGCGAAGGCGCAGCCGATGGCGGAGGTGGTCGAGCGGGCGCCGGACGATCTTGCAGCGATCCTCTATACGTCGGGCACGACCGGCCGCTCCAAGGGGGCCATGCTGTCGCACGACAACCTGCTGTCGAACACGCTGGCGCTCACCGACATCTGGCGTTTCACCGGCGATGACGTGCTGGTGCACGCGCTGCCGATCTACCACACGCACGGGCTGTTCGTGGCGTGCAACATCATGCTCAGGGTCGGTGGCACGATGATCTTCCATGCCGCCTTCAACCCCGACGCCGTGCTCGACGCGATCCCGCGCGCCACGGCATTGATGGGCGTGCCGACCTTCTACACGCGGCTGCTCGCTTCGCCCCGGCTGACGAAAGAGCATGTCGCGAACATGCGGCTGTTCATCTCCGGCAGCGCGCCGCTGCTGGCCGAGACGCATGTCGAATTCGAGGAGAGGACAGGCCATCGCATCCTCGAGCGCTACGGCATGACCGAGACCTCGATGACGGCGTCGAACCCCTATGACGGCGAGCGCCGGCCGGGCGCGGTCGGCTTCCCGCTGCCGGGCGTGAGCGTCCGGGTGGCCAGCACCGAGGGCAAGGTGCTGCCGCAGGGCGAGATCGGCATCCTGGAGGTCAAGGGGCCGAACGTGTTCAAGGGCTACTGGAACCTGCCCGAGAAGACGGCGGCCGAGTTCCGCCCCGGCGGCTGGTTCATCACCGGCGACATGTCGATGATCGACGCCGACGGCTACGTCCACATCGTCGGCCGGCAGAAGGACCTGATCATCGCCGGCGGGCTGAATATCTACCCGAAGGAGATCGAGGAAGTCATTGATGCGATTCAGGGTGTGATCGAGACGGCCGTCGTCGGCGTGCCGCATCCGGACATGGGCGAGGCGGCGGTCGCGGTGATCGTCGCGAAGCCCGGCCTCGACCTGGAGGCGGTGAAGGCCACCGTCGGCGAGAAACTCGCCCGCTTCAAGCATCCGCGCCGCTACGAGATCGTCGCAGAGCTTCCCCGCAACACGATGGGAAAAGTACAGAAATCGCAGTTGCGCGAGAGCTACAAGGACAGCTTCACGAACTGA
- a CDS encoding N,N-dimethylformamidase beta subunit family domain-containing protein, with translation MRAASGDFPDFGLTEDERRQAVLGHYYEWPGMDGERGEIWGYTGHYAYFPGDEVDLHVSSTAPRFYLDIVRDGGEETPVLSHGNIAARWQDTPDQCSVEGCGWETTFSFRIPEDWPSGAYRATLTAEGRDGRPIASHHLFIVKPRPAKRPGRVLQVAATGTWHAYNTWGGSNHYQGITGPTRDQFATTVSNQRPWCRGFVVLPKEAPRVPLDFATPIATVPRYPHMEWAFATGHSKKYASAGWASYDGHFFRWAERAGYQVDLIGQHELHDEPEILDGYDCAVFVGHDEYWTWEMRDTVDAWVACGGGAARFAGNFMWQTRLEDEGRKQVCYKYKARAEDPAYRPGGDVTRATNSWEAPEIGRPGASTFGLNAAKGVYAGWGGCAPRGVRGFPVYRPEHWAFRGTGIYYGDLLGAEGGVYGYEVDGLDHEIRGGLPWPTADSGAPERLSILAVGMASQVEESGDLPASARFLADEDGRFIAETLYGRPSDENLDKVKRSNGMIVNFPKGDGEVFHAGSCEWVAGLLRKDAMVEKVTANVLDRYLRGGA, from the coding sequence ATGCGCGCGGCGAGCGGCGATTTTCCCGATTTCGGCCTGACCGAGGATGAGCGGCGCCAGGCGGTGCTGGGGCACTACTACGAGTGGCCGGGCATGGACGGGGAGCGCGGCGAGATCTGGGGCTACACCGGCCACTACGCCTACTTCCCCGGCGACGAAGTCGACCTGCATGTCAGTTCCACCGCGCCGCGCTTCTACCTCGACATCGTCCGCGACGGCGGTGAGGAGACGCCGGTCTTGTCGCATGGAAACATTGCGGCGCGCTGGCAGGACACACCCGACCAGTGCTCGGTCGAGGGCTGCGGCTGGGAGACGACGTTTTCGTTTCGCATCCCCGAGGACTGGCCGTCGGGCGCCTACCGCGCGACGCTGACGGCCGAGGGCCGCGACGGCAGGCCGATCGCCTCGCACCATCTGTTCATCGTCAAGCCGAGGCCGGCCAAGCGGCCGGGGCGCGTGCTGCAGGTCGCCGCCACCGGCACCTGGCACGCCTACAACACCTGGGGCGGCTCGAACCACTATCAGGGCATCACCGGGCCGACCCGGGACCAGTTCGCCACCACCGTCTCGAACCAGCGGCCGTGGTGCCGCGGCTTCGTCGTGCTGCCGAAGGAGGCGCCGCGCGTGCCGCTCGACTTCGCGACGCCGATCGCCACCGTGCCGCGCTATCCGCATATGGAATGGGCCTTCGCAACCGGCCATTCCAAAAAATACGCCTCGGCCGGATGGGCGAGCTATGACGGCCATTTCTTCCGCTGGGCCGAGCGGGCCGGCTATCAGGTCGACCTGATCGGCCAGCACGAGTTGCACGACGAGCCGGAAATCCTCGACGGCTACGACTGCGCCGTCTTCGTCGGCCATGACGAATACTGGACCTGGGAAATGCGCGACACGGTCGACGCCTGGGTGGCGTGCGGCGGGGGTGCGGCCCGCTTCGCCGGCAACTTCATGTGGCAGACGCGCCTCGAGGACGAGGGGCGCAAGCAGGTGTGCTACAAATACAAGGCGCGCGCCGAAGACCCAGCCTACCGCCCCGGTGGCGACGTGACGCGCGCGACGAATTCCTGGGAGGCGCCGGAGATCGGCCGGCCGGGGGCTTCCACCTTCGGCCTCAACGCTGCCAAGGGCGTCTATGCCGGCTGGGGCGGCTGCGCGCCGCGCGGCGTGCGCGGCTTTCCGGTCTACCGGCCGGAGCACTGGGCGTTCAGGGGGACGGGCATCTACTATGGCGACCTGCTGGGCGCCGAGGGCGGCGTCTACGGCTACGAGGTCGACGGGCTCGACCACGAGATCCGCGGCGGCCTGCCATGGCCGACGGCCGACAGCGGCGCACCGGAGCGGCTGTCCATCCTCGCCGTCGGCATGGCGAGCCAGGTCGAGGAGAGCGGCGACCTGCCGGCCAGCGCCCGCTTCCTCGCCGACGAGGACGGCCGCTTTATCGCCGAGACGCTCTACGGACGGCCAAGCGACGAGAACCTCGACAAGGTGAAGCGCTCCAACGGCATGATCGTCAACTTTCCCAAGGGCGACGGCGAGGTCTTTCATGCCGGCTCCTGCGAATGGGTCGCCGGCCTGTTGCGCAAGGACGCGATGGTGGAGAAGGTGACGGCGAATGTGCTGGACAGGTATTTGAGGGGTGGGGCGTGA
- a CDS encoding aspartate aminotransferase family protein, with translation MTATDPRPSHLFYVTRLRRPLVDRAEGIYLWTQDGRRFIDGSSGPVAVNLGYSNRHVLDAMKAQMEKTTFAYRLHFENDPAEDLARDIAGRMPNGLDRIFFVSGGSEAVESCVKLARQWAVATGQPGRWKVIGRMPSYHGGTLGALTVTHDGQLTGPFEAQMKAMPSIPAPTAYRDRDNLTMEQRGLKYADMLEEKILAEGPETVVAFIMEPIGGAATNALVAPDSYYPRIREICDRYGILLIHDEVMSGVARTGKFLGGDHWEGKPDIVSLSKGIGSGYMPLGAMCAPMRIVKPVLDMGGFAHGHTYAGNPLACAAGLTVLQEVDRLKLADNAAARGADLIAGLQSLADRFPFIGDVRGKGLMTAIEFVADKETMRNLPLEVNIGQRVLDLAYERGLIVYFRRVKGGVQGDCVMVAPPLIVTREEIGEIVSILGDAIAAAAREFGLPVAS, from the coding sequence ATGACCGCAACTGACCCCCGCCCCTCCCACCTCTTCTACGTCACCCGCCTGCGCCGGCCTCTCGTCGACCGGGCGGAAGGCATCTACCTCTGGACGCAGGACGGACGCCGCTTCATCGACGGCTCATCGGGTCCGGTCGCGGTCAATCTCGGCTACTCAAACCGGCATGTGCTGGATGCGATGAAGGCGCAGATGGAGAAGACGACCTTCGCCTACCGGCTGCATTTCGAGAACGACCCGGCCGAGGACCTCGCCCGCGACATCGCGGGACGGATGCCGAACGGACTCGACCGGATCTTCTTCGTCTCAGGCGGCTCGGAGGCGGTGGAATCCTGCGTCAAGCTTGCGCGGCAATGGGCCGTCGCGACCGGCCAGCCGGGCCGCTGGAAGGTGATCGGCCGTATGCCTTCCTACCACGGCGGGACGCTGGGCGCGCTGACCGTGACACATGACGGCCAGCTCACCGGCCCATTCGAGGCGCAGATGAAGGCGATGCCGTCGATCCCGGCGCCGACGGCCTATCGCGACCGGGACAACCTCACCATGGAACAGCGCGGGCTGAAATATGCCGACATGCTGGAGGAGAAGATCCTGGCCGAAGGGCCGGAAACGGTCGTCGCCTTCATCATGGAGCCGATCGGCGGGGCGGCCACCAATGCGCTCGTCGCGCCCGACAGTTATTATCCGCGCATCCGTGAGATCTGCGACCGGTACGGCATCCTGCTCATCCACGACGAGGTGATGAGCGGCGTGGCGCGCACTGGAAAGTTCCTCGGCGGCGATCACTGGGAGGGCAAGCCGGACATCGTGTCGCTGTCGAAGGGCATCGGCTCCGGCTATATGCCGCTGGGCGCCATGTGCGCGCCGATGCGCATCGTCAAGCCGGTGCTCGACATGGGCGGCTTCGCGCACGGCCACACCTATGCCGGCAACCCGCTCGCCTGCGCGGCCGGGCTGACGGTGCTGCAGGAGGTCGACCGGCTGAAGCTCGCCGACAATGCGGCGGCGCGTGGCGCGGACCTGATCGCGGGGTTGCAGTCTCTCGCCGACCGCTTCCCCTTCATCGGCGACGTGCGCGGCAAGGGGCTGATGACGGCGATCGAGTTCGTTGCCGACAAGGAGACGATGCGGAACCTGCCGCTGGAGGTGAACATCGGCCAGCGGGTGCTGGATCTTGCCTATGAGCGCGGGCTGATCGTCTACTTCCGCCGGGTGAAAGGCGGTGTGCAGGGCGACTGCGTGATGGTGGCGCCGCCGCTGATCGTGACGCGGGAGGAGATCGGGGAGATCGTGTCGATCCTAGGAGATGCGATCGCCGCGGCGGCGCGGGAGTTCGGGCTGCCGGTGGCGAGTTGA
- a CDS encoding GNAT family N-acetyltransferase, whose product MTLLIRDATPADAEAIHRAILAMGEVLGTAKKITSTPEIFAREGLAPGRAFEGLIAEVDGTFAGMCLYLPVFSTWLGRPGVYVQDLFVDERYRGMKIGEALIRRVARIGRARGASHLRLAVDFDNERAQRFYERIGVTRYADDYIHAAYGEAFERLSEEDVT is encoded by the coding sequence ATGACTCTCCTCATCCGCGACGCCACGCCCGCTGACGCCGAGGCGATCCACCGCGCCATCCTTGCGATGGGCGAAGTGCTCGGCACGGCGAAGAAGATCACCAGCACGCCGGAGATCTTTGCACGCGAGGGTCTCGCGCCCGGCCGGGCCTTCGAGGGACTGATCGCCGAGGTCGACGGCACCTTTGCCGGCATGTGCCTCTATCTCCCGGTGTTCTCGACCTGGCTCGGCAGGCCGGGCGTCTATGTGCAGGACCTGTTTGTCGACGAGCGATACCGAGGCATGAAGATCGGCGAGGCGCTGATCCGGCGCGTCGCCCGCATCGGCCGCGCGCGAGGTGCGAGCCATCTCAGGCTCGCGGTCGATTTCGACAACGAGAGAGCGCAACGCTTCTACGAACGCATCGGCGTGACGCGCTATGCCGACGACTACATCCACGCCGCCTATGGCGAGGCGTTCGAGAGACTGAGCGAAGAGGACGTGACATGA
- a CDS encoding histone deacetylase family protein has product MKAFYAAEQKRHDPKAFRTSGGVASNPETPERVERLLAGAKAAGCTVVRPNNHGMGPIAAVHTPEYLDFLEHIHPRWRRVEGAPEEVVPSIHPIARDGTYPASAIGQAGYHMADTSCPISAETWESAQWSAWSAVEAADAVRGGERVAYALCRPPGHHAFADVAGGFCFINNSAVVAQHLRRDAARVAILDVDLHHGNGTQGIFYARADVLTVSLHVDPVRFYPFFWGHADERGKDAGLGYNLNLPLPRKTADAGFLEALDAGLKRIRAFAPEALVVALGLDAFEGDPFGGLSVSTPGFARIAEKIAGLGLPTVIVQEGGYLCDELGDNLTSFLTGYGGKG; this is encoded by the coding sequence ATGAAGGCATTCTACGCCGCCGAGCAGAAGCGGCACGACCCGAAGGCATTCCGCACGTCGGGGGGCGTCGCCAGCAATCCGGAGACGCCGGAACGCGTCGAACGCCTGCTGGCGGGCGCGAAGGCGGCGGGATGCACGGTCGTACGGCCGAACAATCATGGCATGGGCCCGATCGCGGCCGTCCACACGCCGGAATATCTCGATTTCCTCGAACATATCCATCCGCGCTGGCGGCGGGTGGAGGGCGCGCCGGAAGAGGTGGTGCCGAGCATCCACCCGATCGCCCGCGACGGCACCTACCCCGCTTCGGCGATCGGCCAGGCAGGCTATCACATGGCCGACACGTCCTGCCCCATCTCGGCCGAGACCTGGGAGAGCGCGCAGTGGAGCGCCTGGAGCGCGGTCGAGGCGGCCGACGCCGTGCGGGGCGGCGAACGCGTCGCCTATGCGCTCTGCCGTCCGCCGGGCCACCATGCCTTCGCCGATGTCGCCGGCGGCTTCTGCTTCATCAACAATTCGGCGGTGGTGGCGCAGCATCTGCGCCGGGATGCCGCCCGGGTGGCGATCCTCGACGTGGACCTTCACCACGGCAACGGCACGCAGGGCATCTTCTATGCCCGCGCCGACGTGCTGACGGTGTCGCTGCATGTCGATCCGGTGCGCTTCTATCCCTTCTTCTGGGGCCATGCCGACGAGCGCGGCAAGGATGCGGGGCTCGGCTACAACCTCAACCTGCCGCTTCCGCGTAAGACGGCCGACGCCGGCTTCCTCGAAGCACTCGACGCCGGCCTGAAGCGCATCCGCGCCTTCGCACCGGAGGCGCTGGTGGTGGCGCTCGGACTGGACGCGTTCGAAGGCGACCCGTTCGGTGGCCTGTCGGTCTCGACGCCCGGCTTTGCCCGCATCGCGGAGAAGATCGCCGGGCTCGGCCTGCCGACCGTGATCGTCCAGGAGGGTGGTTATCTCTGCGACGAGCTGGGCGACAACCTGACCTCGTTCCTGACGGGGTATGGTGGGAAGGGGTGA
- the glpD gene encoding glycerol-3-phosphate dehydrogenase produces the protein MSGVIHDIFVIGGGINGCGIARDAVGRGYSVYLAEMNDLASGTSSGSTKLIHGGLRYLEFYEFRLVREALMEREVLWQMAPHIIWPMRFVLPYAKGIRPAWMIRLGLFLYDHIGGRKLLPATRTLDMRTDAAGKPLKPLFTKAFEYSDGWVNDARLVVLNARDAADRGATIRTRAKVTSARRDGGLWRITVEDTRSGAIEEVHAKLLVNAAGPWVDKVLAGSVGQNDVHNVRLVQGSHIVVRKKFSDPRAYFFQNRDGRIIFSIPYEEDFTLIGTTDQDYQGDLAKVAITDKEIDYLCAAASEYFAEPVRRDDIVWTYSAVRPLYDDGASKAQEATRDYVLKAEGGHGEPPLINAFGGKITTYRRLAESMLEKVEHFLGKKGKPWTAAAPLPGGDFPATGFDAQVSALRRDYPFLDARLARRLTRLYGTRASALLGDALSIADLGQNFGADLTEAEVRYLIANEWAVTAEDVLWRRTKRGLHLDAAQKAALEAWMRAEVPAAA, from the coding sequence ATGAGCGGCGTGATCCACGACATCTTCGTCATCGGCGGCGGCATCAACGGTTGCGGCATCGCGCGCGACGCGGTCGGGCGCGGCTATTCGGTCTATCTCGCCGAGATGAACGACCTCGCCAGCGGCACCTCGTCGGGCTCCACCAAACTGATCCACGGCGGCCTGCGCTATCTCGAATTCTACGAATTCCGTCTCGTGCGCGAGGCGCTGATGGAGCGCGAGGTGCTGTGGCAGATGGCGCCGCACATCATCTGGCCGATGCGCTTCGTGCTGCCCTACGCCAAGGGCATTCGCCCCGCCTGGATGATCCGGCTCGGCCTGTTCCTCTACGACCATATCGGCGGGCGCAAGCTGCTCCCTGCCACTCGCACGCTCGACATGCGCACCGACGCCGCCGGCAAGCCGTTGAAGCCGCTGTTCACCAAGGCGTTCGAATATTCCGACGGCTGGGTCAACGACGCCCGCCTCGTCGTGCTCAACGCCCGCGATGCAGCCGATCGCGGCGCGACGATCCGCACCCGCGCCAAGGTCACCAGCGCGCGGCGCGACGGCGGCCTGTGGCGCATCACGGTCGAGGACACGCGCTCGGGCGCGATCGAGGAAGTCCATGCGAAGCTCCTGGTCAACGCCGCCGGCCCGTGGGTCGACAAGGTGCTTGCCGGGTCCGTCGGCCAGAACGATGTCCACAACGTTCGCCTCGTCCAGGGCAGCCACATCGTCGTCCGGAAGAAGTTCTCCGATCCGCGCGCCTATTTCTTCCAGAACCGCGACGGACGTATCATCTTTTCAATTCCCTACGAGGAAGACTTCACCCTCATCGGCACCACCGATCAGGACTATCAGGGCGATCTCGCCAAGGTGGCGATCACCGACAAGGAGATCGACTACCTTTGCGCCGCGGCCAGCGAGTATTTCGCCGAGCCGGTGCGGCGCGACGATATCGTCTGGACCTATTCGGCCGTGCGCCCGCTCTATGACGACGGCGCATCCAAGGCGCAGGAGGCGACGCGCGACTATGTGCTCAAGGCCGAGGGCGGCCACGGCGAGCCGCCGCTCATCAACGCTTTCGGCGGCAAGATCACGACCTACCGCCGGCTCGCCGAGTCCATGCTGGAGAAGGTGGAGCATTTCCTCGGGAAGAAGGGCAAGCCATGGACCGCCGCCGCGCCGCTGCCCGGCGGCGATTTCCCGGCGACCGGCTTCGACGCGCAGGTCTCGGCGCTCAGGCGCGACTATCCGTTCCTCGACGCCCGCCTCGCGCGGCGGCTGACGCGGCTTTACGGCACGCGGGCAAGCGCGCTGCTGGGCGATGCCCTCTCTATCGCCGATCTCGGCCAGAATTTCGGCGCCGATCTCACCGAAGCCGAGGTGCGCTACCTCATCGCCAACGAATGGGCGGTAACGGCCGAGGACGTGCTGTGGCGCCGCACCAAACGGGGCCTGCATCTGGACGCCGCGCAGAAGGCGGCGCTGGAGGCCTGGATGCGCGCGGAAGTTCCTGCTGCCGCCTGA
- a CDS encoding acyl-CoA thioesterase: MARPVPSERSAYRAFRTLTTRWMDNDIYGHMNNVVHYALFDAAVNGWLIENKVLDIHGGDQIGLVVETGCRYFGELAFPDVVTAGIRVAQIGSSSVRYEVGLFRNEEDVAAAEGFFVHVYVDRQTRRPKPLNPALRAALETISVA; this comes from the coding sequence ATGGCGCGGCCCGTTCCCTCCGAGCGCAGCGCCTACCGCGCCTTCCGCACGCTCACCACGCGCTGGATGGACAACGACATCTACGGCCACATGAACAACGTGGTCCACTACGCGCTGTTCGACGCGGCGGTGAACGGCTGGCTGATCGAGAACAAGGTGCTCGACATCCATGGCGGCGACCAGATCGGTCTCGTGGTCGAGACCGGCTGCCGGTATTTTGGCGAGCTCGCCTTCCCTGATGTCGTGACCGCCGGCATACGCGTCGCGCAGATCGGCTCGTCCTCGGTGCGCTACGAGGTCGGCCTGTTCCGCAACGAGGAGGACGTCGCGGCGGCAGAAGGCTTCTTCGTCCACGTCTATGTCGACCGCCAGACCCGTCGACCGAAACCGCTCAATCCCGCCTTGCGCGCGGCGCTGGAAACGATTTCGGTCGCATAG
- a CDS encoding iron-containing alcohol dehydrogenase — MTPFVFNTTPSIVFEAGSSRRFGEIAGKRLGPKVLVVTDPGLRRLGLADPAIASLEATGATVTVFDQVEADPSRATLMKAVEAGRAAGVTGVAGFGGGSSLDVAKLVALLLGSGEDLDGAWGVAQAKGPRLPLALVPTTAGTGSEVTPVSIITVGEEEKRGVSSPVILPDVAILDAELTLGLPAAITAATGVDAMVHAIESYASKNANNNPLSRMLAKQALQLLGANIETAVFNGKDVAARGAMLLGSMLAGQAFANSPVAAVHALAYPIGGTFHVPHGLSNALVLPHVLRYNAPDAAHLYAEIAADAFPHLAKEEGTQGRCAAFIEELAGLSKKLGMQTKLREVGIGEEHLPKMASDAMKQQRLLVNNPREVQEADALTIYRAAW; from the coding sequence ATGACCCCCTTCGTCTTCAACACAACGCCGTCGATCGTCTTCGAGGCCGGTTCCTCGCGTCGCTTCGGCGAGATCGCGGGCAAGAGGCTCGGGCCGAAGGTGCTGGTGGTAACCGATCCCGGCCTGCGCAGGCTCGGCCTTGCCGACCCGGCGATTGCTTCGCTGGAGGCGACGGGCGCCACCGTCACCGTATTCGACCAGGTGGAAGCCGACCCGTCGCGCGCGACGCTGATGAAGGCGGTGGAAGCGGGCAGGGCGGCCGGGGTGACAGGCGTCGCCGGCTTCGGCGGCGGCTCGTCGCTCGACGTGGCGAAGCTCGTCGCGCTGCTCCTCGGCTCTGGCGAGGATCTCGATGGCGCCTGGGGTGTCGCCCAGGCCAAGGGGCCGCGCCTGCCGCTGGCGCTGGTGCCGACCACGGCCGGAACCGGATCGGAGGTCACTCCCGTCTCCATCATCACCGTCGGCGAGGAGGAAAAACGCGGCGTGTCGTCGCCGGTCATCCTGCCCGATGTCGCGATCCTCGACGCTGAACTCACGCTCGGCCTGCCGGCCGCCATTACCGCCGCCACCGGCGTGGACGCGATGGTGCATGCGATCGAGTCCTATGCGTCGAAGAACGCAAACAACAATCCGCTGTCGAGGATGCTGGCGAAGCAGGCGCTGCAACTCCTCGGCGCCAATATCGAGACCGCCGTCTTTAACGGCAAGGACGTCGCCGCGCGTGGCGCGATGCTGCTCGGCTCGATGCTCGCCGGCCAGGCCTTCGCCAATTCGCCGGTCGCGGCCGTGCACGCGCTCGCCTATCCGATCGGCGGCACGTTCCACGTTCCGCACGGTCTCTCCAACGCGCTCGTCCTGCCGCATGTGCTGCGCTACAACGCGCCGGATGCCGCGCATCTCTATGCCGAGATCGCAGCCGACGCCTTCCCGCACCTTGCGAAGGAGGAGGGGACGCAAGGGCGCTGCGCCGCCTTCATCGAGGAACTCGCCGGCCTGTCGAAGAAGCTCGGCATGCAGACGAAGCTGCGCGAGGTCGGCATCGGCGAGGAACATCTGCCCAAGATGGCCTCCGACGCGATGAAACAGCAGCGCCTGCTGGTCAACAATCCGCGCGAGGTGCAGGAGGCCGACGCGCTGACGATCTACCGGGCGGCCTGGTGA
- the sugE gene encoding quaternary ammonium compound efflux SMR transporter SugE — translation MHWTYLFFAGLFEIGWAIGLKYTDGFTRPLPTVLTVASMVVSLGLLGLALKSLPVGTAYAVWTGIGTIGTAILGIALFAEPATFARLACIGLIAAGIIGLKTVA, via the coding sequence ATGCACTGGACCTATCTGTTCTTCGCCGGCCTGTTCGAGATCGGCTGGGCGATCGGCCTCAAATACACCGACGGATTCACCCGCCCGCTGCCGACCGTGCTGACCGTCGCCTCGATGGTGGTCAGCCTCGGCCTGCTCGGCCTTGCGCTGAAATCGCTGCCCGTCGGCACCGCCTATGCGGTCTGGACCGGCATCGGCACGATCGGCACCGCCATCCTCGGCATCGCGCTGTTCGCCGAACCCGCGACCTTCGCCCGCCTCGCCTGCATCGGCCTGATCGCTGCGGGAATTATCGGGTTGAAAACGGTCGCCTAA